In one Microbacterium invictum genomic region, the following are encoded:
- a CDS encoding MFS transporter — protein sequence MPSLGDLIAPRRLGRDFRWLLASSWTSNLGDGIALAAAPLLIASLTSSPILVAAGAMMQFLPWLLFGLLAGAVADHHDRRRLVMLANALRALVIVGLVIFLLTGQATVWLVLVTSFLYGTAEVFADSAGSTLLPMLVQPGDLGIGNARMQAGFLVGNQLAGPPLGAFLFAAGSFVPFLLQVFCVSLAILLISRIARTPAPDSGETERESKLRAIREGLRWLRHNAPVRTLVVIILVFNVTWAAPWGVLVLYATEYLGMGPVGYGALTTASALGGIIAVFGFGFLEKRVRFATLMRVCLTCEVLMHLAFALTTVPAVAFVIMFGFGLYAFVWGTISTTVRQRLVPLPLQGRIASVNMVGVFGGLVIGQFLGGVIAQIWGPTGPWWFAFAGSAITLALVWRSISHIAAAPPALGAAPTPA from the coding sequence ATGCCCTCCCTCGGCGACCTCATCGCTCCTCGTCGACTCGGCCGGGACTTCCGATGGCTGCTGGCGTCGTCGTGGACGAGCAACCTGGGTGACGGGATCGCGCTGGCCGCCGCACCCCTGCTCATCGCCTCGCTGACGTCGTCCCCGATCCTGGTGGCCGCCGGCGCCATGATGCAGTTCCTGCCGTGGCTGCTGTTCGGGCTGCTCGCGGGCGCGGTGGCGGATCACCACGACCGGCGTCGCCTCGTCATGCTCGCCAACGCGCTGCGCGCCCTGGTGATCGTCGGGCTCGTCATCTTCCTGCTCACCGGGCAGGCGACGGTCTGGCTGGTGCTGGTGACCTCGTTCCTCTACGGCACCGCCGAGGTGTTCGCCGATTCTGCGGGCAGCACACTGCTGCCGATGCTGGTCCAGCCCGGTGATCTCGGCATCGGGAACGCACGGATGCAGGCCGGATTCCTCGTGGGAAATCAGCTCGCCGGCCCGCCGCTGGGCGCATTCCTCTTCGCCGCCGGGTCGTTCGTGCCGTTCCTGCTGCAGGTGTTCTGCGTGAGCCTGGCGATCCTCCTCATCTCACGGATCGCTCGCACCCCCGCGCCCGATTCCGGCGAGACCGAGCGGGAGTCCAAGCTCCGCGCCATCCGCGAAGGCCTGCGCTGGCTGCGTCACAACGCGCCGGTGCGGACGCTCGTGGTGATCATCCTCGTCTTCAACGTCACCTGGGCAGCCCCGTGGGGTGTGCTGGTGCTGTACGCCACCGAGTATCTCGGCATGGGTCCGGTCGGCTACGGCGCGCTCACGACCGCCTCCGCCCTCGGCGGGATCATCGCGGTGTTCGGCTTCGGATTCCTGGAGAAGCGCGTCCGCTTCGCGACCCTCATGCGCGTGTGCCTGACGTGCGAGGTGCTCATGCACCTCGCCTTCGCGCTGACCACCGTCCCGGCCGTGGCCTTCGTCATCATGTTCGGCTTCGGCCTCTACGCCTTCGTGTGGGGCACGATCTCGACCACCGTCCGCCAGCGCCTCGTCCCGCTGCCGCTCCAGGGCAGAATCGCGTCGGTGAACATGGTGGGCGTGTTCGGCGGGCTCGTGATCGGCCAGTTCCTCGGCGGCGTGATCGCCCAGATCTGGGGACCGACCGGACCCTGGTGGTTCGCGTTCGCGGGGTCGGCGATCACCCTCGCCCTGGTGTGGCGGTCGATCTCCCACATCGCCGCCGCTCCCCCGGCCCTCGGCGCGGCCCCGACCCCTGCCTGA
- a CDS encoding 4-(cytidine 5'-diphospho)-2-C-methyl-D-erythritol kinase: MTVDPAGPADRVHVRAPGKLNVFFEVGAVQPDGYHDVASAYQAVSLVEDLWAENADDFSLTVSGSVDVAGVPVDDRNLALRAARLLAGEIGHRGGVRLHIDKHVPVAGGMGGGSADAAAALVACDALWGAELGSSGLHRLARRLGADVPFALMGGTAIGTGRGDQLNRALAKGRFDWVVVTSEDGLSTPEVYGHLDVMRGRSNIALAPRTPDVDPGVLQALRVGDAVALAAHVRNDLQTAALSLRPDLRDVLELGEGSGALVGIVSGSGPTLAFLAADPESALELQVALSVAGHRALHVHGPVAGARIVSE; this comes from the coding sequence ATGACCGTGGACCCTGCCGGCCCCGCCGATCGCGTCCACGTCCGTGCCCCGGGCAAGCTCAACGTCTTCTTCGAGGTCGGCGCGGTCCAGCCGGACGGCTACCACGACGTCGCCTCGGCCTACCAGGCCGTCTCCCTCGTCGAGGATCTATGGGCCGAGAACGCCGACGACTTCTCCCTCACGGTGTCGGGCTCGGTGGATGTCGCGGGGGTGCCGGTGGACGATCGGAACCTCGCCCTGCGGGCGGCTCGACTGCTGGCCGGCGAGATCGGTCACCGCGGCGGAGTGAGACTCCACATCGACAAGCACGTGCCGGTGGCAGGCGGGATGGGCGGAGGATCTGCGGATGCCGCAGCCGCGCTGGTCGCCTGCGACGCCCTGTGGGGGGCCGAGCTCGGGTCATCCGGACTGCATCGGCTCGCCCGGCGCCTCGGCGCCGACGTGCCCTTCGCCCTCATGGGGGGCACGGCCATCGGCACCGGTCGCGGCGACCAGCTGAACCGCGCTCTGGCCAAGGGGCGCTTCGACTGGGTGGTCGTGACCTCGGAGGACGGACTGTCGACCCCGGAGGTCTACGGGCATCTCGACGTGATGCGGGGTCGATCCAACATCGCCCTGGCCCCGCGGACCCCGGACGTGGATCCGGGTGTGCTCCAGGCGCTGCGGGTCGGCGACGCCGTCGCGCTCGCCGCCCATGTGCGCAACGATCTGCAGACCGCGGCCCTGTCGCTGCGTCCGGACCTCAGGGACGTCCTCGAGCTGGGAGAGGGATCGGGAGCCCTCGTCGGCATCGTGTCGGGGTCGGGGCCGACCCTCGCCTTCCTTGCGGCCGACCCCGAATCGGCGCTCGAGCTGCAGGTCGCGCTGAGCGTCGCCGGACACCGCGCCCTGCACGTTCACGGGCCGGTCGCGGGTGCGCGGATCGTTTCGGAGTAA
- a CDS encoding stealth conserved region 3 domain-containing protein encodes MARVAPLPSMSDPWTNLLARDDVRLVDGMLHTVHDTLPVSEAAIVDLLAVADALAAVGIGVLLVRDAERRDRLVVDVEDGARAYDALRRLGADDPFYARTPGEDAVPLHTLSDPAGLATVTVFRPRVTPGGTLRYGSSSGTRVDLWRFGADLVEAPRPTLLTRRMMSTDDVSYTTVERHGRRWRTLAGMYETHATEFSGEVDMVFSWVDGSSNEFQRSRAARMQSYVVGDGDDAPARYRQIDELKYALRSVHMHAPWVRRIFIATDSPAPAWLADHPRVTIVRSEEFFADPGVLPTHNSHAVEAQLHRIDGLAEHFLYSNDDMFFGRPVDPELFFSPGGVSTFVESRVRIGTGDPRPERSGHDNGLRVNRALLRERFGRLITHDLEHCAVPMRRSVAYELEREFAEDYARTAGSPFRSATDISVTNSLYHYYALLTGRAIVTTKPRVRYIQTTQLASLRRMERLLARRDTDMFCLNDGSLPELPEEVRIRAIRDSLERYFPVRAPWERDEVSAAPAAETSAANSR; translated from the coding sequence ATGGCACGCGTCGCTCCCCTTCCGTCGATGAGCGATCCCTGGACGAACCTGCTCGCTCGCGACGACGTGCGTCTGGTCGACGGCATGCTGCACACCGTCCACGACACGCTCCCCGTGAGCGAGGCGGCGATCGTCGACCTGCTCGCCGTCGCCGACGCCCTGGCCGCCGTCGGCATCGGCGTCCTGCTCGTACGCGACGCCGAGCGCCGCGACCGCCTCGTCGTCGACGTCGAGGACGGTGCGCGCGCGTACGACGCCCTCCGGCGTCTCGGCGCGGATGACCCGTTCTACGCGCGCACGCCCGGCGAGGACGCGGTTCCCCTGCACACCCTGTCCGACCCCGCGGGACTGGCCACGGTGACGGTGTTCCGGCCCCGGGTGACGCCGGGCGGCACTCTCCGCTACGGATCGTCCTCGGGCACCCGCGTCGATCTCTGGCGATTCGGCGCCGATCTCGTCGAGGCACCGCGCCCCACGCTCCTCACCCGCCGGATGATGAGCACCGACGATGTGTCCTACACCACAGTCGAGCGCCACGGCCGGCGCTGGCGCACCCTCGCCGGCATGTACGAGACCCACGCGACGGAGTTCTCGGGCGAGGTCGACATGGTCTTCTCGTGGGTGGACGGCTCGTCCAACGAATTCCAGCGCAGCCGGGCCGCCCGCATGCAGAGCTATGTCGTGGGCGACGGCGACGACGCCCCCGCCCGCTACCGGCAGATCGACGAGCTGAAGTACGCCCTGCGCAGCGTCCACATGCACGCGCCCTGGGTGCGGCGGATCTTCATCGCCACCGACTCCCCCGCCCCCGCGTGGCTGGCCGACCACCCGCGGGTCACGATCGTGCGCAGCGAGGAGTTCTTCGCCGACCCGGGTGTGCTCCCGACGCACAATTCGCACGCGGTGGAGGCGCAGCTGCACCGCATCGACGGACTGGCCGAGCACTTCCTCTACAGCAACGACGACATGTTCTTCGGGCGGCCGGTGGATCCGGAGCTGTTCTTCTCCCCCGGGGGCGTCAGCACGTTCGTGGAAAGCCGCGTGCGGATCGGCACCGGCGACCCGCGCCCCGAGCGCAGCGGCCACGACAACGGCCTGCGCGTGAACCGAGCCCTGTTGCGCGAGCGGTTCGGACGCCTCATCACGCACGACCTCGAGCACTGCGCCGTCCCCATGCGCCGGTCGGTCGCGTACGAGCTCGAGCGCGAGTTCGCCGAGGACTACGCCCGCACCGCGGGCAGCCCGTTCCGGTCGGCCACCGACATCTCCGTCACGAACAGCCTTTACCACTACTACGCGCTGCTGACCGGCCGGGCGATCGTGACCACCAAGCCCCGGGTGCGCTACATCCAGACGACGCAGCTCGCGTCGCTGCGTCGCATGGAACGGCTGCTCGCCCGCCGCGACACCGACATGTTCTGCCTGAATGACGGGAGCCTCCCCGAACTGCCCGAAGAGGTGCGCATCCGCGCGATCCGCGACAGCCTCGAACGCTACTTCCCGGTGCGGGCCCCGTGGGAGCGGGACGAGGTCAGTGCAGCACCGGCAGCGGAGACGTCGGCGGCGAACTCCCGTTGA
- a CDS encoding phosphodiesterase, translated as MDRLLAEYPRPERVLLHLSDTHLRAHGSRLYDRIDAEERLHKALAAITDSGVRPHALVFTGDLADFGEPEAYERVRELVDPVAQAVGARVIWVMGNHDQRSAFHAGLWGHRDDSGRPIDRVDEIDGLRIVTLDTSVPGKHHGEVTDAQLSWLRRVLAVPAPLGTILAMHHPPVPSVLDLAASVELREQSRLADVIRSTDVRAILAGHLHYSTFATFAGVPVSVASATCYTQDLTVPVGGTRPQDAAQAFNVVHVYDDTVVHSVVPVDAGPVLDFVDAAESRRRLDDAGIELRGPEGVDADAINGSSPPTSPLPVLH; from the coding sequence GTGGACAGACTCCTCGCCGAGTACCCCAGACCCGAACGCGTGCTGCTGCACCTGAGCGACACGCACCTGCGGGCCCATGGCTCGCGCCTCTACGACCGCATCGACGCGGAAGAGCGCCTGCACAAGGCACTGGCCGCCATCACGGACTCGGGTGTGCGCCCGCACGCGCTGGTGTTCACCGGCGATCTCGCCGACTTCGGCGAGCCCGAGGCCTACGAGCGGGTGCGCGAGCTGGTCGATCCGGTCGCCCAGGCCGTCGGTGCGCGCGTCATCTGGGTCATGGGCAACCACGACCAGCGCTCGGCCTTCCACGCAGGGCTCTGGGGGCACCGGGATGACTCGGGTCGACCGATCGACCGTGTCGACGAGATCGACGGCCTCCGCATCGTGACCCTCGACACCAGTGTCCCCGGCAAGCACCATGGCGAGGTGACCGACGCCCAGCTGTCGTGGCTTCGCCGGGTGCTCGCCGTCCCCGCGCCCCTGGGGACGATCCTCGCGATGCACCACCCGCCGGTGCCGAGCGTGCTCGATCTCGCCGCCAGCGTCGAGCTGCGGGAGCAGTCGCGTCTCGCCGACGTCATCCGGTCGACCGACGTCCGGGCGATCCTCGCCGGTCACCTCCACTACTCCACCTTCGCCACCTTCGCCGGCGTTCCGGTCTCTGTGGCGTCCGCCACCTGCTACACGCAGGACCTGACCGTTCCGGTCGGGGGCACGAGACCCCAGGATGCCGCACAGGCGTTCAACGTGGTGCACGTCTACGACGACACCGTCGTCCACTCGGTCGTGCCGGTGGATGCAGGGCCCGTGCTCGACTTCGTCGATGCGGCCGAGTCGCGGCGACGTCTGGACGACGCCGGCATCGAACTCCGCGGACCCGAGGGAGTCGACGCGGACGCGATCAACGGGAGTTCGCCGCCGACGTCTCCGCTGCCGGTGCTGCACTGA
- the rsmA gene encoding 16S rRNA (adenine(1518)-N(6)/adenine(1519)-N(6))-dimethyltransferase RsmA yields the protein MAVTLLGAGEIRALAAELDVTPTKKLGQNFVVDANTVRRIVQVARVAPGEHVVEVGPGLGSLTLAILDAGAEVTAVEIDHRLAARLPVTAGAHGVAPGSLHVIDDDALAVTVLPGDPTVLVANLPYNVSVPVLLHFLETFPALQRGVVMVQAEVGERLAAAPRTKAYGSPSVKASWYGAWRLAGTVPRQVFWPVPNVDSVLVAFERHPVPTGTDDERRATFSLIDAAFGQRRKMLRQALSAALGGSSAEASLILEEAGVAPTARGEELLIGDFLRIAHVLEARSAA from the coding sequence ATGGCGGTGACCCTTCTCGGTGCGGGCGAGATCCGTGCCCTCGCCGCCGAGCTGGACGTCACCCCGACCAAGAAACTCGGTCAGAACTTCGTCGTGGACGCCAACACGGTGCGCCGGATCGTCCAGGTCGCCCGGGTCGCGCCCGGCGAGCACGTCGTCGAGGTCGGTCCGGGGCTGGGTTCGCTCACCCTCGCGATCCTGGACGCCGGTGCCGAGGTGACGGCCGTGGAGATCGACCATCGCCTGGCCGCACGGCTGCCGGTCACCGCCGGCGCGCACGGCGTGGCGCCGGGGTCGCTGCACGTCATCGACGATGACGCACTCGCGGTCACCGTCCTCCCCGGCGACCCGACGGTGCTCGTGGCCAATCTCCCCTACAACGTCTCGGTGCCCGTGCTGCTGCACTTCCTGGAGACGTTCCCGGCGCTTCAGCGAGGAGTGGTGATGGTGCAGGCCGAGGTGGGGGAGCGGCTCGCCGCCGCTCCCCGGACCAAGGCCTACGGCTCGCCGAGCGTCAAGGCCTCGTGGTACGGCGCATGGCGGCTGGCGGGAACCGTGCCGCGGCAGGTGTTCTGGCCCGTGCCCAACGTCGACAGCGTCCTCGTGGCCTTCGAGCGGCATCCCGTACCGACCGGCACCGACGACGAGCGGCGCGCGACCTTCTCGCTCATCGACGCCGCGTTCGGGCAGCGACGGAAGATGCTGCGACAGGCCCTGTCGGCCGCGCTCGGGGGCAGCTCGGCGGAGGCCTCGCTGATCCTCGAAGAGGCGGGTGTCGCACCCACTGCTCGAGGGGAGGAGCTCCTCATCGGAGACTTCCTCCGCATCGCGCACGTCCTCGAGGCCCGATCCGCCGCCTGA
- a CDS encoding sugar porter family MFS transporter, translated as MRSPFGRRAVALSIAAAVGGFLFGFDSSVINGAVDSIESQFDLTAVITGFVVAVALLGCALGAVLAGVLSDRWGRLRVMMLGSVLFFVSAIGSGLAFSAIDLTVWRFIGGLGIGIASVVAPAYIAEVAPRQIRGTLGSLQQLAITLGIFGALLSNALLAGVAGGASSPLWLGLEAWRWMLLVEAVPAIVYGVLAFTMPESPRFLISQGKYDEARAIFARLVPEADLNQTMKDLEQAIAADKKSKGVSLRGPRFGLQGIVWVGIILSVFQQFVGINVIFYYSTTLWRAVGFTEQNSLLISVITSVTNVLVTIVAIVLVDRVGRKPILLTGSVMMTVALGAMALSFAFAETVDGEVSLPGAWGPIALVAANLFVIGFGASWGPLVWVLLGEIFPSRIRGKALGVAAGAQWIANFLITVSFPAMSSWSLPLTYAMYAVFAGLSFFYVLLKIPETKGMELEQTETLFVSKAKVGRGA; from the coding sequence ATGCGCAGCCCGTTCGGGCGCCGAGCCGTTGCCCTCTCGATCGCTGCGGCCGTCGGCGGGTTCCTCTTCGGGTTCGACTCGTCGGTCATCAACGGCGCCGTCGACTCCATCGAGAGCCAGTTCGACCTCACCGCGGTGATCACCGGTTTCGTCGTCGCCGTGGCACTGCTGGGGTGTGCGCTCGGCGCGGTGCTGGCGGGCGTTCTCAGCGACCGCTGGGGGCGTCTGCGCGTGATGATGCTCGGGTCGGTGCTGTTCTTCGTCAGCGCGATCGGGTCGGGACTGGCCTTCAGCGCGATTGACCTCACCGTCTGGCGCTTCATCGGCGGCCTCGGGATCGGCATCGCCTCCGTCGTTGCCCCCGCCTACATCGCCGAGGTCGCCCCGCGGCAGATCCGGGGAACCCTCGGCTCGCTGCAGCAGCTCGCGATCACCCTCGGCATCTTCGGCGCACTGCTCTCCAACGCCCTCCTCGCGGGGGTCGCCGGCGGTGCCTCGTCGCCGCTGTGGCTGGGGCTGGAGGCCTGGCGGTGGATGCTGCTGGTCGAGGCGGTGCCGGCGATCGTGTACGGCGTCCTGGCCTTCACGATGCCGGAGTCCCCCCGCTTCCTCATCTCGCAGGGGAAGTACGACGAGGCGCGGGCGATCTTCGCCCGGCTGGTGCCCGAAGCGGACCTGAATCAGACGATGAAGGACCTCGAGCAGGCGATCGCGGCCGACAAGAAGTCCAAGGGCGTGTCGCTGCGCGGCCCCCGGTTCGGACTGCAGGGGATCGTCTGGGTCGGGATCATCCTGTCGGTGTTCCAGCAGTTCGTCGGCATCAACGTGATCTTCTACTACTCCACGACCCTGTGGCGGGCGGTCGGCTTCACCGAGCAGAACTCGCTGCTGATCAGCGTCATCACGTCCGTGACGAACGTGCTCGTGACGATCGTGGCGATCGTGCTCGTCGACCGGGTGGGCCGCAAGCCCATCCTCCTCACCGGATCGGTGATGATGACCGTCGCGCTCGGAGCCATGGCGCTGTCGTTCGCGTTCGCCGAGACCGTGGACGGCGAGGTGAGCCTCCCCGGCGCCTGGGGGCCCATCGCGCTGGTCGCGGCGAACCTGTTCGTCATCGGGTTCGGAGCATCGTGGGGGCCGCTGGTCTGGGTGCTGCTGGGCGAGATCTTCCCCAGTCGCATCCGCGGGAAGGCGCTCGGCGTCGCCGCCGGGGCGCAGTGGATCGCGAACTTCCTCATCACGGTCAGCTTCCCGGCGATGTCGAGCTGGTCGCTTCCGCTCACCTACGCCATGTACGCCGTCTTCGCGGGCCTGTCGTTCTTCTACGTCCTGCTGAAGATCCCCGAGACCAAGGGGATGGAGCTGGAGCAGACCGAGACGCTGTTCGTCTCGAAGGCGAAGGTCGGCAGAGGAGCCTGA
- a CDS encoding ABC transporter ATP-binding protein codes for MIEFRGITKRFPDGTEAVRSFDLVVPAHTTTVFVGSSGCGKTTLLRMINRMVEPTDGTILIDGDDIAGRDPVKLRRSIGYVMQNSGLLPHFTVAENIATVPVLEGANRKKARAQALELMDTVGLDRGMADRYPSQLSGGQQQRVGVARGLAADPNILLMDEPFGAVDPIVRAELQEELLRIQREVAKTIVFVTHDIDEAFLLGDQVVILEKGAQVAQRGTPDEIIEDPATDFVASFIGADKGKRALRLKQTPHGTVVVDGEGRTQGALIEDGART; via the coding sequence ATGATCGAGTTCCGAGGCATCACCAAACGGTTCCCCGACGGCACGGAGGCGGTTCGATCCTTCGACCTCGTCGTGCCCGCCCACACCACCACGGTCTTCGTCGGTTCTTCCGGATGCGGCAAGACCACGCTCCTGCGCATGATCAACCGCATGGTCGAGCCCACGGACGGGACCATCCTCATCGACGGCGACGACATCGCCGGCCGTGATCCGGTCAAGCTCCGCCGGAGCATCGGGTACGTCATGCAGAACTCCGGGCTGCTCCCGCACTTCACCGTCGCCGAGAACATCGCCACCGTCCCGGTGCTGGAGGGCGCGAACCGCAAGAAGGCCCGCGCGCAGGCGCTCGAGCTCATGGACACGGTCGGACTCGACCGCGGCATGGCCGACCGCTACCCCAGCCAGCTCTCCGGCGGTCAGCAGCAGCGCGTCGGGGTCGCCCGAGGCCTTGCCGCCGACCCCAACATCCTCCTCATGGACGAACCCTTCGGTGCGGTCGACCCGATCGTGCGGGCGGAGCTCCAGGAGGAGCTGCTGAGGATCCAGCGCGAGGTCGCCAAGACGATCGTGTTCGTCACCCATGACATCGACGAGGCGTTCCTGCTCGGGGATCAGGTCGTGATCCTCGAGAAGGGCGCCCAGGTGGCCCAGCGCGGCACGCCGGACGAGATCATCGAGGACCCGGCGACCGACTTCGTCGCCTCTTTCATCGGCGCGGACAAGGGCAAGCGTGCGCTGAGGTTGAAGCAGACGCCGCACGGCACGGTCGTCGTCGACGGCGAGGGGCGCACGCAGGGAGCTCTCATCGAGGATGGCGCTCGCACGTGA
- a CDS encoding DUF427 domain-containing protein, whose amino-acid sequence MKAVLDGTVIAEASKDELVSIEGNWYFPPSSVVEGVLVESPTPYTCPWKGECQYYDVTSGEGALKDRAWSYPTPYPTAIERVGTDFSGYVAFWKEVQVVD is encoded by the coding sequence ATGAAGGCAGTACTGGACGGAACGGTGATCGCCGAGGCATCGAAAGACGAGCTCGTCTCGATCGAGGGGAACTGGTACTTCCCGCCCTCGAGCGTCGTGGAGGGTGTGCTCGTCGAGAGCCCTACGCCGTACACGTGTCCGTGGAAGGGCGAGTGCCAGTATTACGACGTGACGTCGGGCGAGGGCGCGCTGAAGGACCGCGCGTGGTCCTACCCGACCCCGTACCCGACCGCGATCGAGCGCGTCGGCACGGATTTCTCCGGATACGTCGCCTTCTGGAAGGAAGTTCAGGTCGTCGACTGA
- a CDS encoding ABC transporter permease, giving the protein MTWVLNNLGLIGELAVVHLRQSVIALVLGFVISVPLGWVAWRYRLVRSGVITITGLLYTIPSIALLVLLPSATGLYSITSETNLIVALTIYAVAILVRAVADGLDSVDEGVRQSSTAMGYASFRRFWAVEFPLAGPVILAGLRVTAASTIALATVGILAGIINLGYLFTNGLDRRIIPEVVAGVVAVVVLALLVDLVLLVAGRLLMPWTRRVASTRVRTGRVALTGAGA; this is encoded by the coding sequence GTGACGTGGGTGCTGAACAACCTCGGACTCATCGGGGAGCTCGCCGTAGTGCACCTGCGGCAGAGCGTCATCGCCCTGGTCCTGGGCTTCGTCATCTCCGTGCCGCTGGGCTGGGTCGCCTGGCGCTACCGACTGGTGCGCAGCGGCGTGATCACGATCACCGGTCTGCTCTACACCATTCCCTCGATCGCCCTGCTGGTGCTGCTGCCCAGCGCCACGGGGTTGTATTCCATCACCAGCGAGACGAACCTCATCGTCGCCCTGACGATCTATGCGGTGGCGATTCTCGTGCGCGCCGTCGCCGACGGGCTCGACTCGGTCGACGAGGGCGTGCGGCAGTCGTCCACCGCGATGGGGTATGCCTCGTTCCGCCGCTTCTGGGCGGTGGAGTTCCCGCTGGCGGGTCCCGTCATCCTCGCCGGGCTCCGGGTGACCGCGGCGAGCACCATCGCGCTGGCGACGGTCGGGATCCTCGCCGGGATCATCAACCTCGGCTACCTGTTCACCAACGGCCTCGACCGACGGATCATCCCCGAGGTCGTCGCGGGTGTCGTCGCCGTCGTGGTCCTCGCCCTCCTCGTCGATCTCGTCCTCCTCGTCGCGGGCCGGCTCCTCATGCCGTGGACCCGGCGCGTGGCGAGCACGCGGGTGAGGACGGGCCGCGTCGCCCTGACGGGAGCGGGCGCATGA
- a CDS encoding ABC transporter substrate-binding protein produces MFTARLRKGLAGVAILTGAVLTMAGCASSDPLDSGGGDESAGAGDSSTIVVGSQAYYSNEIIAEIYAQALENAGFEVERQFNIGQRDAYIPLLESGEVNLFPEYSGNLLQYFDEETTARTADEVYAALPDALPEGLTVLDQSTASDQDSYTVTAAFADEYSLSSIADLANVDVPLTLGGPPELAERPYGPAGLAETYGVDVSFSATGDTTVEDLVAGTVNVANVFTADPRIQTEDLVVLEDPEGLFLASNVVPVVSADVADEIADVINQVSAALTPEALVALNVQSTVDQLSSAEIATQWLEENSIS; encoded by the coding sequence ATGTTCACAGCACGACTTCGAAAGGGCCTTGCGGGCGTCGCGATCCTGACGGGTGCCGTCCTCACGATGGCCGGCTGCGCGTCGAGCGACCCGCTCGACTCCGGCGGCGGCGACGAGAGTGCCGGCGCCGGAGACAGCAGCACCATCGTCGTGGGATCGCAGGCCTACTACTCCAACGAGATCATCGCGGAGATCTACGCCCAGGCCCTGGAGAACGCCGGGTTCGAGGTGGAGAGGCAGTTCAACATCGGGCAGCGGGACGCCTACATCCCGCTCCTGGAGAGCGGCGAGGTGAACCTCTTCCCCGAGTACAGCGGCAACCTGCTGCAGTACTTCGACGAGGAGACCACCGCCCGTACCGCCGACGAGGTCTACGCCGCCCTGCCCGACGCGCTCCCGGAGGGGCTGACGGTGCTCGACCAGTCCACCGCCAGCGACCAGGACTCCTACACCGTGACCGCCGCGTTCGCCGACGAGTACTCCCTGTCCTCCATCGCGGACCTGGCGAACGTCGACGTGCCGCTGACCCTCGGCGGTCCGCCCGAGCTCGCCGAGCGCCCCTACGGCCCCGCTGGCCTCGCCGAGACCTACGGGGTGGACGTGTCGTTCTCCGCGACCGGTGACACCACGGTCGAAGACCTCGTGGCCGGCACCGTCAACGTCGCCAACGTCTTCACCGCCGACCCGCGGATCCAGACCGAGGACCTCGTCGTGCTCGAAGATCCCGAGGGCCTGTTCCTCGCGTCGAACGTGGTGCCGGTGGTCAGCGCCGACGTCGCGGACGAGATCGCCGACGTCATCAACCAGGTCAGCGCCGCGCTGACGCCCGAGGCCCTGGTCGCGCTCAACGTGCAGAGCACGGTCGACCAGCTCTCCAGCGCCGAGATCGCCACGCAGTGGCTCGAGGAGAACAGCATCTCCTGA
- a CDS encoding ABC transporter permease, whose product MNYFIDAFAWIFGGDTGYLDPIPVAFAQQVAYTVVSVVIAGAIATPIGWWIGHTGKGREIAVAISGAARAIPSFGLLILLTLLLGVLRKPEAAVITFVVLAIPSILAGAYAGFEAIDRRVIDAGRSMGMTERQILWRVEVPLGLSLLVGGIRSATLQVVATVTIAAYIGLGGLGQYIITGLELRRIEVIIGGAILVAALALVLDGVFAILQRLAVPRGVVAGLRQSTSSRARAPRMAAA is encoded by the coding sequence ATGAACTACTTCATCGACGCGTTCGCGTGGATCTTCGGCGGCGACACCGGCTACCTCGATCCCATTCCGGTCGCCTTCGCCCAGCAGGTCGCCTACACCGTGGTCTCGGTCGTGATCGCCGGCGCCATCGCGACGCCCATCGGATGGTGGATCGGGCACACCGGCAAGGGCCGGGAGATCGCCGTGGCGATCTCGGGCGCCGCACGCGCCATCCCCTCGTTCGGACTGCTGATCCTCCTCACGCTGCTGCTCGGGGTGCTGCGCAAGCCCGAGGCCGCCGTCATCACGTTCGTCGTGCTCGCCATCCCGTCGATCCTCGCCGGGGCGTACGCGGGATTCGAGGCCATCGACCGCCGGGTGATCGACGCAGGGCGGTCGATGGGCATGACCGAACGGCAGATCCTCTGGCGGGTCGAGGTGCCGCTCGGGCTCTCGCTCCTCGTCGGCGGGATCCGGTCCGCGACCCTCCAGGTGGTCGCCACGGTCACGATCGCCGCGTATATCGGACTGGGCGGCCTCGGGCAATACATCATCACCGGCTTGGAGCTGCGCCGCATCGAGGTCATCATCGGTGGTGCGATCCTCGTCGCCGCGCTGGCCCTCGTCCTCGACGGCGTGTTCGCGATCCTGCAACGACTCGCCGTGCCGCGGGGCGTCGTCGCCGGTCTCCGGCAGTCCACCTCCTCACGTGCCCGGGCCCCCCGCATGGCGGCGGCCTGA